The following coding sequences lie in one Anatilimnocola floriformis genomic window:
- a CDS encoding class I SAM-dependent methyltransferase, producing MSITRNAKTKAFGVEEGYPTYRLRQARYYDLGLDCSRWAEEHYVTTGRKCELLDIGTYDGVTRRYCEIHPGNEHLSYHGVDIFPKGKEFVYKSADWKLHHIDLSTGLPELKTAAYDIVVCEQVLEHLHDPQLALREIERVLKPGGRMVVGVPIFLEGLHLIRKHLVPVYDRVVKTPPRGHVQAWSKRTFMRMVRQTCPHIKVETTRGFRILSGGVLRPLEYQRWWWQLNRRVGAMVPGLCTEIQMIAQKPGVVAKETLPMKRAA from the coding sequence ATGTCTATTACACGTAACGCCAAGACCAAGGCTTTTGGCGTCGAAGAAGGTTATCCCACTTACCGCCTCCGCCAGGCCCGCTATTACGACCTCGGGCTCGATTGCTCGCGCTGGGCCGAAGAGCACTATGTCACGACCGGCCGCAAGTGCGAACTGCTCGACATCGGTACCTACGACGGCGTGACCCGCCGCTACTGCGAAATCCATCCCGGCAACGAACACCTCAGCTACCACGGCGTCGACATCTTTCCGAAGGGGAAAGAGTTCGTCTACAAGTCGGCCGACTGGAAGCTGCACCACATCGATCTTTCGACGGGTCTGCCCGAGTTGAAGACCGCCGCCTATGACATCGTCGTTTGCGAACAAGTCCTCGAACACCTGCACGATCCGCAGCTCGCCCTCCGTGAGATCGAACGAGTCCTCAAGCCCGGTGGCCGCATGGTCGTCGGCGTGCCGATCTTTCTCGAAGGCTTGCATCTCATCCGCAAACATCTCGTCCCCGTCTACGATCGCGTCGTAAAAACGCCGCCCCGCGGCCACGTGCAAGCCTGGTCGAAGCGGACCTTCATGCGGATGGTTCGCCAGACCTGTCCGCACATCAAAGTCGAAACGACTCGCGGCTTCCGGATTCTCTCCGGTGGCGTCCTTCGCCCGCTGGAATATCAGCGTTGGTGGTGGCAACTCAACCGCCGCGTTGGCGCGATGGTTCCCGGTCTCTGCACCGAGATCCAAATGATCGCCCAAAAGCCCGGCGTCGTTGCGAAGGAAACTTTGCCGATGAAGCGCGCTGCTTAG
- a CDS encoding spermidine synthase, whose amino-acid sequence MNTISPNLTTRAVQRESTGVIVGFATTIFLSAFLLFQVQPMLSKVLLPWFGGSPAVWTAAMLFFQLVLLGGYYYAHFLSTHCTNNQRLVIHLSVLALAAINVGWNRLTPPQFLRPTSGADDPLLQTLLLLGVTVGLPYFALSSTGPLLQKWFHDVLPGSSPYRLFALSNFGSLVALLSYPFFFEIRWGVTGQAWYWSLAYMVFVGCCALCAVGSWRARREMAEAKKDAGPRAEIDVSAAAPPSWQQLGYWLGLSTLASIMFLAVTNEVCQNVAPVPLLWVVPLSLYLCSFIVAFDHSRWYSRWGFGFGVLVLLALVVNYEPTLERFDSLLNRLLGRVGDDKIALVELWSLAAACYFFALFLIATLCHGELARSRPAPEHLTKFYLTMSLGGAAGGLFVNLAAPYLFDTFFEFPLGIVITTVTASGLLFAAGTQLASHSIRRYCNVAVIAIASIPLVSVALQQIERENPKYRTLHESRNFYGVVTVMHRAIGDPKGDENYTFFSGNIQHGKQLADPARRKIPLTYYGEGSGCETAVKLVQSRSPECHIGVVGLGVGTIAAYAREKDTLRFYEINPEVIRIAQDERWFHFLSDCPQRPEVVLGDARLQLELELKKSGSQEFDVLVIDAFSGDAVPTHLLTREAFDVYLQHLKPGGVLAMHITNTHLDLYPVVTQLAKNAQCAQRRIYKPGNSEKLLQRSYYFLVARDEQTLASVTDEISELPDYLRRPRQVPMWTDDYTNLTSLLR is encoded by the coding sequence ATGAACACTATTTCGCCGAATCTAACGACGCGCGCGGTCCAGCGCGAATCGACGGGCGTGATTGTCGGGTTTGCTACCACGATCTTTCTCAGTGCTTTTCTGCTGTTTCAAGTTCAACCAATGTTGAGCAAAGTGCTGCTGCCGTGGTTTGGCGGCAGTCCCGCTGTTTGGACAGCGGCCATGCTCTTCTTTCAATTGGTGCTGCTGGGCGGCTATTACTATGCCCACTTCCTGAGCACCCACTGCACGAACAACCAGCGCCTGGTGATCCACTTGAGCGTGCTGGCCCTCGCCGCCATCAACGTCGGCTGGAACCGCCTGACCCCACCGCAATTTTTGCGGCCAACGAGCGGCGCTGACGATCCATTGCTGCAAACGCTGCTGCTGCTGGGAGTGACGGTCGGCTTGCCGTACTTCGCTCTTTCCTCAACCGGCCCGTTGCTGCAGAAGTGGTTTCACGATGTGCTGCCGGGGAGTTCGCCCTATCGCTTGTTCGCGCTGTCGAACTTCGGTTCGCTCGTGGCGTTATTGAGCTATCCCTTCTTCTTCGAGATTCGCTGGGGGGTGACTGGCCAGGCCTGGTATTGGTCGCTGGCTTACATGGTGTTCGTTGGCTGCTGTGCGTTGTGCGCAGTAGGCAGTTGGCGAGCACGGCGAGAGATGGCAGAAGCGAAAAAAGATGCCGGGCCGAGGGCCGAGATCGATGTAAGTGCCGCCGCGCCGCCATCGTGGCAACAGCTTGGCTATTGGTTGGGCTTGTCGACGCTGGCTTCGATCATGTTCCTCGCCGTGACAAATGAGGTCTGCCAGAACGTCGCACCCGTGCCACTTTTGTGGGTCGTGCCGCTGTCGCTTTATCTCTGCTCGTTCATCGTGGCCTTTGATCACAGCCGTTGGTATTCGCGGTGGGGATTCGGCTTCGGTGTGCTCGTGCTGCTCGCGCTCGTCGTCAACTATGAACCCACGCTGGAACGTTTCGACTCACTGCTGAATCGACTGCTCGGCCGCGTCGGCGACGACAAGATTGCCCTGGTCGAACTGTGGTCGCTCGCGGCCGCCTGCTATTTCTTCGCCCTGTTTTTGATCGCGACGCTCTGCCATGGCGAACTGGCCCGCTCGCGGCCGGCGCCGGAACATCTGACGAAGTTCTATCTGACCATGTCGCTCGGCGGCGCTGCCGGTGGACTCTTCGTCAATCTCGCGGCTCCCTATTTGTTCGATACGTTCTTCGAATTTCCGCTGGGGATCGTCATCACGACGGTCACCGCTAGTGGTCTGCTGTTTGCCGCAGGGACGCAGCTCGCGTCGCACTCCATTCGTCGCTATTGCAATGTAGCCGTCATTGCCATCGCCAGTATTCCCCTCGTCAGTGTCGCGCTGCAGCAGATCGAACGGGAAAATCCAAAGTACCGCACGCTCCATGAATCGCGCAACTTCTACGGCGTGGTCACCGTCATGCACCGCGCCATCGGCGATCCGAAAGGGGACGAGAACTACACGTTCTTCAGTGGCAACATTCAACACGGCAAACAGTTGGCCGATCCCGCGCGGCGGAAGATTCCGCTCACCTACTACGGCGAGGGTTCCGGCTGCGAAACGGCCGTCAAGCTAGTGCAGTCCCGCTCGCCGGAATGCCACATCGGTGTCGTCGGCCTCGGCGTTGGCACGATCGCCGCTTACGCCCGTGAAAAAGACACGCTGCGGTTTTACGAGATCAATCCCGAAGTGATTCGGATCGCTCAAGACGAGCGCTGGTTTCATTTTCTCAGCGATTGCCCCCAACGACCCGAAGTGGTTCTGGGCGATGCTCGGTTGCAACTCGAACTAGAACTGAAGAAGAGTGGCAGTCAGGAATTTGATGTCCTCGTGATCGACGCGTTCTCGGGCGATGCTGTGCCGACGCACTTGCTCACGCGCGAAGCCTTCGACGTTTATCTGCAGCACCTCAAACCGGGCGGTGTGCTGGCCATGCACATCACCAATACGCATCTCGATCTTTATCCCGTCGTCACCCAGCTGGCAAAGAACGCCCAGTGCGCTCAGCGGCGGATTTACAAACCGGGCAACAGCGAAAAACTGCTGCAGCGGTCGTATTACTTCCTGGTGGCTCGCGACGAACAAACGCTCGCTAGCGTGACCGACGAAATCAGCGAGCTCCCCGACTATCTCCGCCGCCCGCGTCAGGTGCCGATGTGGACCGATGACTACACCAACCTGACGAGCCTGCTGCGATAA
- the lepB gene encoding signal peptidase I: MSIGSNSSSHLSTPELRRIKQSIAGIMLLLTLLIGFRLWCLEGLLFPVSIAGASMANTLVGPHFRVTCQDCGHAFRCDATSTPGTLEVECPNCGYAHNKLRPADFQAGEQVLVDHWVYLLGRPQRGDIVAFTHPDDDAPRVVKRIVGLPGEQIAIRRGDIIVDGKSATKNLAQLRAQAILVHDSAQTPQKSEDLPKRWEARADNSYWTEREGSYFYRAHTPGGNKSSEQGIVPQTDYDWLSFRYFRRSDAPEPHSIVSPILDFDEFNQAVNRSLNPASDLLLTCRASIARYGCLVFAAVDGDDRLEVHLCHDERKLKVFQNGKLLAVELLPHRNHDEPIDIQFALCDQRVLFGMDGRQVLAQPYERINSEAPPTDPQLQIGAAGARIRISHAKVYRDIYYLEPQSTPRPWHAEQRIPPNHYLVLGDNPPVSTDSRQWPHAEVPSTAIRGRVIRPWW, encoded by the coding sequence ATGAGCATCGGCAGCAACAGTTCCAGCCACCTGAGCACCCCCGAATTGCGGCGGATCAAGCAATCGATTGCTGGGATCATGCTGCTGCTGACTCTGTTGATTGGCTTTCGATTATGGTGCCTCGAAGGGCTGCTCTTTCCCGTATCGATTGCCGGCGCGTCGATGGCCAATACGCTTGTCGGGCCGCACTTTCGCGTGACCTGTCAAGATTGTGGTCATGCTTTTCGCTGCGATGCCACGTCGACGCCGGGCACGCTGGAAGTTGAGTGCCCTAACTGCGGCTATGCCCACAACAAACTTCGCCCCGCCGATTTTCAAGCTGGTGAGCAGGTCCTCGTCGATCATTGGGTCTATTTACTAGGGCGGCCGCAGCGGGGCGATATCGTCGCCTTCACGCATCCCGATGACGACGCGCCGCGCGTGGTCAAGCGGATCGTAGGTTTGCCCGGCGAACAAATCGCCATTCGCCGCGGCGACATCATTGTCGACGGCAAATCGGCGACTAAGAATCTGGCTCAATTGCGAGCGCAGGCGATTCTGGTGCATGACAGCGCGCAGACGCCGCAAAAATCCGAGGATCTGCCGAAGCGTTGGGAAGCGCGAGCCGACAACAGCTATTGGACCGAGCGCGAGGGGAGTTATTTTTATCGGGCTCACACGCCCGGCGGCAATAAATCGAGCGAACAGGGCATCGTTCCGCAGACCGACTACGACTGGCTGTCATTTCGCTACTTTCGCCGCAGCGATGCGCCAGAGCCGCACAGCATAGTTTCGCCGATTCTCGATTTCGACGAATTCAATCAGGCCGTGAATCGGTCGCTCAATCCTGCTTCGGATCTTCTGCTCACCTGCCGAGCCAGCATTGCCCGCTACGGCTGCCTGGTCTTCGCCGCCGTCGACGGCGACGACCGTTTGGAGGTGCATCTTTGCCATGACGAGCGAAAGTTGAAGGTTTTTCAAAACGGCAAGCTCCTCGCAGTTGAATTGCTGCCGCATCGCAATCACGATGAGCCGATCGATATTCAGTTTGCCCTCTGCGATCAGCGTGTGCTGTTTGGCATGGACGGCCGGCAGGTGCTGGCCCAGCCGTACGAGCGAATCAATTCCGAAGCGCCGCCGACAGATCCACAACTGCAGATCGGCGCCGCGGGAGCACGCATCCGCATCAGCCACGCCAAGGTTTATCGAGACATTTACTACCTCGAGCCGCAGAGCACACCCCGCCCCTGGCATGCCGAGCAGCGGATTCCGCCAAACCATTATCTGGTGCTTGGCGACAACCCGCCGGTCTCGACCGACAGCCGCCAATGGCCCCATGCCGAAGTGCCGTCGACGGCCATCCGCGGCCGGGTCATCCGGCCTTGGTGGTAG